Part of the Geobacter pickeringii genome, GGCGCAGCACGGCAAACAGCCCCGGATCGCTCCGGGGCTGTTCGTGTTGTGTGGCAGCAGAGCCCTATCGGACAGGAGTATGGGCGAAGTCCGGTCCGAGGAGCAGTCCGGTGCGATGGCACTGGACGCAGGTTTCGGCACCGTTGACCACCTTGTCGGAGATGTGGGTCGCGGTGGTGGCGCCGTCGTGGCACGAGGTGCATGCCGCGGTGATCGGCCTGATCTTGGTATCGTCGCTGCTATCGTTGGCGATCGCCCCGGTGGCTGTGGTGGTGCCGACGGCGTTGGCCGGCAGCGGCAGTCCGAAGGTCCCTTCAAGGTGACAGGCGATGCAGTTGCGCCGGTCGTTCGGATAGCGGACATGCGAGAAGACGTTGGGGACATTGCCGAAGCCGTAAACGACGTACGGCTTGACATTGAGGTCTCTGCCGGTGTGGATCGAGTGGATCATATCCTTGAAGTTGACGGTCCGCTCGGCCAGGCCGTCGAGGAACGGTGCCGAGACCCGTCTCGTCTTATCGGTGGCGTTGGGGTTGTGGCAGATGACGCACTCCTCGATGCTGTTCACCCGGTTGGCCCCGTGGAGCGACAGGCGGGTGTGGCAGGCGTTGCACTTCTCGAGGGCGACCACCTTCCGGCGCTGGAGGGACGGGTCGGCGATCCGGGAGCCGTCCGCGAGGTTGAAGTACCACTGGACCGCGGTGCCGCCGACGTTGAAGGTCCCCTTCGGTGTCGTGTAGGGGATGCGCCCTTCGAGGCCGATCACTCCCACCCCCGCCGTGAGGGCCGCGGGAATCGGAGTGGCAAAGGCGATGGTGTAGCTGCCGTCGCCGTTGGCCGTGGCGGCGGTCGTGGCCTGGCTGAGGGGCTGCCCGTAGTTGACGAGACCGTTGTTCAGGTAGTCGAGCTGGGTGAAGTAGCCGAACTTGAGGCTAAAGCTCGACGGGGCTGCAGGAGTAATAGCGCTGCCGTCATCCTTGGTGACCTTGAAGGTGACCGACGGCGCGTTGCCGGCGGTGGCGTTGGTGACATTGAGGATCTGGAAGTTGATGCCGGTAAAGTAGGCGGGAGACTTCTCCAGTATGGTATGGGCGCCGATGACCGACAGGGTATACTGATCGTTCCCCTGGGTTGCGGGGTGGCAGCCGGAGCAGGCGGCATCGGTCGTGATGCCGCCGGAGTGGGGAGCGGCGGTGATGGTGACAGGGTTGGGGGCGGCATCGCCCAGCCGCGGGTTGTTCACCGAGAGGGTGGCGCTCCCGTCGAAGGTGGTGGTGTCGTGGCAGGTGGTGCAGTTGGCGATCTTCGGGGCACCCTTCCACTTGTCCACGTCATTGCCGAAGGTGCGGCCAACCAGGTCCTTCCCCTGCTTGTGGCACTTGGTGCATTCGATCGGCGTGCCGGTGATCCGGGTGTCCCCGGAGATGAACGGATAGCCGACCGTGGAGTAGCTGTTGAAGGAGTTGCCGAAACCGATGATCGCGTAGCCGACCCCCTGGCCCACGCTCGGGAGCTTGCCACCCATGTGGATCTTGTGGATCAGCAGCTTCATGTCGACGGAGTTACCGGTTTGCGGATCGGTCACTCCTGGATAGTGGCAGACGATGCAGAGGGCGATCTCGCGCCGGCCGCCGCCGTGGAGACCGAGGCTGCCGTGACATTCGTTGCAGGCCGAAATGGAGACGACCTCCCGGGTGGCGGTTATTGCGGCGCCATCGGGACGGAAGTTCAGATAGGGGTTGGCCGCCTGTTGGAACGCGGTTCCGCTCACCGAGGTCACCGTCCGGGTGATCTGGGCGGCAACGGTGTGGGTCAGCGTCGGATCGAACGCCACCCCCCCCAGGGTCTTGGTCGGGTCCTTGATGTCGGTCTTGAAGGTGTAGGTGTAGATTCCGGGGCTCACGGTGGCAAAGGTTCCGCCGGAGTCGTACCCAGGCTGCGTCG contains:
- a CDS encoding OmcA/MtrC family decaheme c-type cytochrome; translation: MHGNTVRKLLLGVCLLAAATMLHGCGSSKKEGAAVGTAQATPTGNLQASVQSVNTSGLPVVTFTLFDESGNPLDPTSLPANSVRFTIAQLGADGYYKNYIPTAAPTQPGYDSGGTFATVSPGIYTYTFKTDIKDPTKTLGGVAFDPTLTHTVAAQITRTVTSVSGTAFQQAANPYLNFRPDGAAITATREVVSISACNECHGSLGLHGGGRREIALCIVCHYPGVTDPQTGNSVDMKLLIHKIHMGGKLPSVGQGVGYAIIGFGNSFNSYSTVGYPFISGDTRITGTPIECTKCHKQGKDLVGRTFGNDVDKWKGAPKIANCTTCHDTTTFDGSATLSVNNPRLGDAAPNPVTITAAPHSGGITTDAACSGCHPATQGNDQYTLSVIGAHTILEKSPAYFTGINFQILNVTNATAGNAPSVTFKVTKDDGSAITPAAPSSFSLKFGYFTQLDYLNNGLVNYGQPLSQATTAATANGDGSYTIAFATPIPAALTAGVGVIGLEGRIPYTTPKGTFNVGGTAVQWYFNLADGSRIADPSLQRRKVVALEKCNACHTRLSLHGANRVNSIEECVICHNPNATDKTRRVSAPFLDGLAERTVNFKDMIHSIHTGRDLNVKPYVVYGFGNVPNVFSHVRYPNDRRNCIACHLEGTFGLPLPANAVGTTTATGAIANDSSDDTKIRPITAACTSCHDGATTATHISDKVVNGAETCVQCHRTGLLLGPDFAHTPVR